From the Gossypium hirsutum isolate 1008001.06 chromosome A02, Gossypium_hirsutum_v2.1, whole genome shotgun sequence genome, the window ACATTGGGGTTTAACTTTTTTTTGCTCAAATTAGTGCTTAAAAATCCTAAAGTTCATGTATCGATAtgagaataattgtcaagttcaagtcCTAATATGGGAACAATAGCCAAGTTCAATGACTAACTTGGATATAAAAAAAGTTCAAGTCCTAATGTGGGAACAATTACCAAGTTCAAGGCTTAACTTGGACCCCAAAAGAATTCAAACCTCAATGTGAAAATTGTTGTTAAGCACATGCCCTAAATTATGATTTAACCATTTCACTTATAACTATTGAATTGAGTAATAAGGAGTTCgatgttttttaaataaacttcTAGATTTAggcattataaataaaaatagggtTGAGAAAACTTACCTCCCAAAATGAAATTTGACTTGACTCAACTTTGAATAACTTTGTAGCTTTCAAATACCAgaagttaaaaataattatttttgtctaGATTGGGCTAATTGTGATTTCCATGCTAGATATATGTTCGATATACATAAATTGGTACCTTCATGTATACATAAGATGtgccttttatttcttttgtccTATAAGATatcgataaaattttaattggaaGGGTAGCATTGGTTTTGTATTAAATTAATCCAAATCAGGTTAAtacgagttttaaaattttgagtcaTTTTAAGTTTGAATCATTCAAGTATGTTAATTGGATTCTCTCAATCGGGTCACTTTTTGTTTGTTTCGTTTTGAGTTTGAATAATTTTTAGTTCGAAAATCATTTTCATGTCCAAGTTAAATAAGCGCAGCAATAGCATTGTCTCCCCTctaaatggtaattttgtcttgtaatcttttcaaaagtttaaaaattacaagttcatataatgataaatttgtattttgaccCTTAAAAGTTTATGATTCACTTTTTATTCCTCTAAAGCAAATTTCTGATTGCACCCCTATTTAAGTTGTCACTATGATAAgcgttaatttattttaaatatgtttcgtTTCAAATCCAAATTGGTATTTAACTTCTAAATAGACAGCTAGGCTGACagatcttattaatataatattgataatttgaagattaaattagaatgttttaaagtttaagaaTCAATGTAGAACTTAAGAAATAGTTTGGGGACGTTTGATGAAATTAACCCCTGAAGTTACCGCGTAAGAAAGGACTACAGCCGTGGGGTCCACTCTCCAGGGCATTAAACATTAGCAAGAAAAAGGTAAAAAAGCCACtttcattcaaatttcatattaatttcatGCAGTACAGAAAGAAACTTGTAAGttgaatattaaattttcaaatcaagTCCTCgtattaaaaattagttttttaattaaaaagtaattaaattaatttttatgccttaaataataaaaataaattgatatttttattaattttagaatttaactTATTCCAAACATAAACAATGAATGTATCagtagttttaattttaattttaaattattaaaatgttaaaatttaattgGAATTcatataaattgaaatttaatttaaatcagAGGATATAAATTTCCTGTAATAAAAAATAGGAGtagatttcaaaatttcaaagagTGTAAGGCCTGAATGCAAAATTAGTCACAAGTCTATGtactctttataaatttaaaatttagtctctacatttttaatattgttaaaattgtttttgttaaatttaagtttattataacattaattttttagttacatgagtaccaattaattatttttttattttaaaatatcagctaaaaaattttaaaaaaatgttaataattagatttaaaatttaaaatctgaaaaataaaagactaaattcatagaaattaaaaatacagggactaaattcttaatttGTAAAGACATTAATTAAGTCCTAAGAAATGGTGTCCGGAGCTGAAACTTCCGCGTTATTGGTGTATGGGGGATCCCTTTTTTGACTCGGAATTTCTTTTACTCGGTTGAACACTTCTTCGTTTCTTCGTAGTTTCTTCTCATTATATATTTCAATGGAGCAGATGAAGAAGTTTTAGGAACGAAAGCGATTTGAAACGcactgaaaaaaaaaaaggcaaagtgATGGGAACTTTTTGGAATGAAAACTTTGATCTGAAGCCGAAACACTCGTCTGAGGAAGCGTTGGAAAAATGGAGGAAAGTTGTCGGTTTTGTCAAGAATCCGAAGCGCCGGTTCCGATTCACCGCCAACCTGTCCAAACGCTACGAAGCCGCCGCTATGCGACGATCCAATCATGTgcgttgaattttttttttaatttttaaatctagTTTCTAATTTAAGATCATACCGCTGTAAATATCATGCTCTAAAATTAGTAAATTTCTAATTATGTTTGATCTTTAGAAAAAAATAGCTGAAATATCATGTTCTAACttctaatatataatttttattttaattattatcattaaataGTAGGTCTAATAACTCTAATACTTTCCTTTTTGTAGTGTCGAAATATGAatctattttctaaaaaattaatctgatttttttttacaatttttagctTTATTAATTGGTTACGCGGTTGAAAAATTGAAATGTAgagttaataatttttatttgtaaCATTGCAGGAAAAGTTGAGAATTGCAGTACTGGTTTCTAAAGCTGCTCTTCAATTTATCTCAGGTGAGAATTTTGCAGTAAAATCAAGTTTGTTGttgtattctattttattttaatgaaagCTGCCTTTAAACTTAATTgaattgcttttcttttttcagGTGTAAAACCAAGTGAAAGTGATTATGTTGTTCCTGAAGAAGTCAAAGCTGCTGGTTTTGAACTTTGTGCTGAGGAGTTAGGATCCATTGTGGAAAATCAGGATGTAAAGAAACTAAAGATTCATGGTGGAGTGGATGGTATAGCTGAAAAGCTCTCCACATCGACCACTGATGGGCTAAGTTCCGATTCCGGTCTGTTGAATAAAAGACAAGAGGTGTATGGAATCAATAAGTTTGCTGAGGCTGAAGCTAAGGGGTTCCTGGTATTTGTTTGGGAAGCTCTTCAAGATATGACTCTTATGATCCTTGGTGTGTGTGCTTTGGTATCATTGATAGTTGGGATAGCAATGGAAGGATGGCCAAAGGGAGCTCATGATGGACTTGGGATTGTCGCAAGTATCTTGTTGGTTGTGTTTGTCACGGCGACTAGTGATTATCGCCAATCATTACAGTTCAAGGATTTGgacaaggagaaaaagaaaatcaccATTCAGGTAACAAGAAATGCATGTAGGCAGAAAATGTCTATATATGATTTGCTTCCTGGTGATATTGTACATCTCAATATTGGTGACCAAGTCCCTGCCGACGGTCTTTTCGTCTCGGGGTTTTCTGTGCTAATTGATGGGTCGAGTTTAACAGGGGAGAGTGAGCCGGTCATCGTGAATGTTGACAATCCTTTTATGCTATCTGGTACTAAGCTTCAAGATGGATCATGTAAGATGATGGTTACTTCAGTTGGGATGAGAACACAATGGGGTAAATTAATGGCAACACTTAGTGAAGGGGGAGATGATGAGACCCCATTGCAGGTGAAATTGAATGGAGTAGCAACCATTATTGGGAAGGTCGGCCTGTTTTTTGCTGTCGTGACATTTGCTGTAATGGTACAAGGACTGTTTACGAGTAAACTGCAAGAAGGGACGATTTGGAGTTGGTCCGGCGATGAGGCGTTGAAACTGCTGGAGTTCTTTGCTGTTGCTGTTACAATTGTTGTTGTTGCAGTCCCTGAGGGTCTACCATTGGCGGTGACTCTGAGCCTTGCTTTtgccatgaagaagatgatgaatgataAAGCACTAGTTCGACACCTTGCAGCTTGTGAGACTATGGGGTCAGCAACAAATATTTGTAGCGATAAAACTGGGACATTAACCACTAATCACATGACAGTCgtgaaatcatgcatttgcatggATGTCAGGGAAGTAGGTAACAACAATAAAGCTTCTCTCTGCTCCGAGATCCCAGAATCTGCTGTGAAACTTCTGCTACAATCGATTTTTACCAACACTGGGGGTGAAATTGTTATTAACAAAGATGGAAAACGTGAGATATTGGGAACACCAACAGAGACTGCTTTGTTAGAGTTTGGCTTGTCTCTAGGTGGAGATTCCCAAGCAGAACGGCTAGCATCGAAACTTGTTAAGGTTGAGCCATTCAACTCGACAAAGAAACGAATGGGAGTCGTCCTGGAACTTCCTGAAGGAGGGCTACGAGCACATACTAAAGGTGCTTCAGAGATAGTTTTGGCTGGATGTGATAAGGTGATTAATTGCAATGGGGAAGTTATTCCCCTGGATGCAGAATCCATTAACCACCTCAACGCTACAATTAATCAGTTCGCTAACGAGGCTCTTCGAACCTTGTGTCTTGCATATATGGAGTTGGAAAATGGTTTCTCCCCTGACAATGCCATTCCAGTTTCTGGCTATACTTGTATAGGAATTGTGGGTATTAAAGATCCTGTTCGCCCTGGTGTCAAAGAATCTGTTGCAATTTGTCGTGCTGCTGGGATTACTGTACGAATGGTTACCGGAGACAACATAAACACTGCAAAGGCTATAGCCAGGGAATGTGGAATTCTTACAGATGATGGCATAGCCATTGAAGGTCCGGATTTCAGAGAGAAGAGTCAGGAGGAAATGCTTGCTTTAATTCCTAAGATTCAGGTACTCgccacattttttttctttgattcgAAACTCACCCAGTTAGTTACTTTTAAACAAGGATAATTCATCTAACTCATTCCTCGATTTTCATCTCTTTTGCAGGTGATGGCTCGTTCTTCTCCTATGGACAAGCATACTCTCGTAAGGCAATTGCGAAGTATCGATGAAGTTGTTGCTGTGACAGGTGATGGAACAAATGATGCTCCGGCCCTGCATGAAGCAGATATTGGACTAGCAATGGGCATTTCTGGAACCGAGGTATTTGATGCAACCAATATCTTCGTATTATGCATGCATCTTGCACTGATCAATGGCATGGGAATGAGTCAGATAGTTATGCTTATGCAAGTTCGCaataattttattactataaacAATATTTTAGCGCGAGTTTTGATACAATATATGCCGCTTAGTCATGAAAGAATACTACCACCTTTCATGCACCTGATACTAGTGTTGTAGTAATGATAGTCCTTTTTACATGCTAGTAAAATATTTTACTTGGAGTATATGAACAAATGCCTGAAATTAACCGTATCGAGATTTCTCGATTTCAGGTGGCCAAGGAGAGTGCTGATGTCATAATTCTGGATGACAATTTCTCAACAATTGTGACGGTAGCCAAATGGGGTCGTTCAGTATACATAAACATTCAAAAATTTGTACAGTTTCAACTGACAGTCAACATTGTCGCATTGATCGTTAACTTCTCCTCAGCATGTTTGACAGGTACGAAAGCGATACATTTCATTTACATCTATTTTCAACTTATATTCTAGCTTTCTTTGCAAATGGATATAATGTTTGTCATATTTGCTTATGCCTTTCCGCACCAAATTGTTCTGCAGGGACTGCTCCTCTCACTGCTGTTCAGCTATTGTGGGTCAATATGATTATGGATACACTGGGAGCACTTGCGCTTGCAACCGAGCCTCCAACTGACGAACTAATGAAGCGTGCACCGGTCGGAAAGAAAGGAAACTTTATCAGTAACGTGATGTGGAGGAATATATTAGGACAATCCTTTTATCAGTTTATGGTTATATGGTACCTTCAGGTGAAAGGAAAAGGAATGTTCAGTCTCGACGGTCCCGATTCCGACCTGAAATTGAACACAATTATTTTCAACTCATTTGTCTTCTGTCAGGTAACCTTTTATTATTAACATCTTGATACTGCTGGAAAAGCAGACGTTGTCATCTCCATGAATTTACCTTACAAAACAATGCTCTGTAATTTTCCACAGGTTTTCAACGAGATCAGCTCACGTAACATGGAGGAAATCAACGTTTTCAAAGGCATATTAAATAACTACGTCTTCG encodes:
- the LOC107944334 gene encoding calcium-transporting ATPase 2, plasma membrane-type, which gives rise to MGTFWNENFDLKPKHSSEEALEKWRKVVGFVKNPKRRFRFTANLSKRYEAAAMRRSNHEKLRIAVLVSKAALQFISGVKPSESDYVVPEEVKAAGFELCAEELGSIVENQDVKKLKIHGGVDGIAEKLSTSTTDGLSSDSGLLNKRQEVYGINKFAEAEAKGFLVFVWEALQDMTLMILGVCALVSLIVGIAMEGWPKGAHDGLGIVASILLVVFVTATSDYRQSLQFKDLDKEKKKITIQVTRNACRQKMSIYDLLPGDIVHLNIGDQVPADGLFVSGFSVLIDGSSLTGESEPVIVNVDNPFMLSGTKLQDGSCKMMVTSVGMRTQWGKLMATLSEGGDDETPLQVKLNGVATIIGKVGLFFAVVTFAVMVQGLFTSKLQEGTIWSWSGDEALKLLEFFAVAVTIVVVAVPEGLPLAVTLSLAFAMKKMMNDKALVRHLAACETMGSATNICSDKTGTLTTNHMTVVKSCICMDVREVGNNNKASLCSEIPESAVKLLLQSIFTNTGGEIVINKDGKREILGTPTETALLEFGLSLGGDSQAERLASKLVKVEPFNSTKKRMGVVLELPEGGLRAHTKGASEIVLAGCDKVINCNGEVIPLDAESINHLNATINQFANEALRTLCLAYMELENGFSPDNAIPVSGYTCIGIVGIKDPVRPGVKESVAICRAAGITVRMVTGDNINTAKAIARECGILTDDGIAIEGPDFREKSQEEMLALIPKIQVMARSSPMDKHTLVRQLRSIDEVVAVTGDGTNDAPALHEADIGLAMGISGTEVAKESADVIILDDNFSTIVTVAKWGRSVYINIQKFVQFQLTVNIVALIVNFSSACLTGTAPLTAVQLLWVNMIMDTLGALALATEPPTDELMKRAPVGKKGNFISNVMWRNILGQSFYQFMVIWYLQVKGKGMFSLDGPDSDLKLNTIIFNSFVFCQVFNEISSRNMEEINVFKGILNNYVFVAVLGCTAVFQVIIIEFLGTFASTTPLTCLQWFVSVVIGFLGMPIAAALKTIPV